ACGGCAACTATTTTTTCATCGCTTCTTGCAAGCTTGCATAGTGTTTTTCCCAAAACGTCGGAATAGGTATCATATACTTTGGTTTTTAAAACCTTGCCGGTTTTAATATCAAATTTATCTATTCCATGGAATACGCAAGGGTCCTTTTCACTCATTTTATAGCCTTTGCCCTTTTTTGTATAAACATGAAGAAATACAGGGCCTTTCATTTTTTTAGCCCTGTTGATGACATTAATAAGCTCTTCTACATTATGGCCGTCTATGGGGCCGATATATTTAAAGCCCATTTCCTCAAATAAAATTCCCGGAACAAGGGCATATCTCACGCTGTTTTTCGTTTTTTCAGCAAATCTTCCCAAGCTTTCGCCTACGATGGGAATGCTGTTTAATATCTTTCTTATATCATTTTTTACACCGATATATTGAGGGCTTGTTCTGATGTCGTTTAGATGGCGGCTCATTGCCCCTACATTTTTAGATATGGACATTTGGTTGTCATTTAAAATAACCATTAAATCCGTGCCGCCTCTGCCGGCATTATTAATAGCTTCAAAGCTTAAGCCCCCCGTCATGGAGCCATCGCCTATAATGGCAGCTATTTTATATTTTTCGCCGGATAAATCCCTGCTTAAAGCCATGCCCAAAGCAGAGGATATGCTGGTGGAGCTGTGGCCTATATCAAAAAAATCATGAGGGCTTTCGTTTTTCTTAGGAAAACCCGAAAGTCCGTTAAGCTGTCTTAAGGTATCGAATTTATCTTTTCTTCCTGTAAGAATTTTATGAACATAAGCTTGATGGCCCACGTCCCATAATATTTTATCTTCGGGAGAATTAAGGCAATAATGCAAAGCCACCGTAAGCTCCACAACCCCAAGGTTTGAAGCAAGATGGCCTCCGGTTTTTGAAACAGATTTCACCAGAAAGCTTCTTATTTCTTTACAAAGCTGGGGTAAATCCTGTTTATCTATTTCCTTTAAATCCTCAGGGGAATTTATTCTATCAATATAGCGCATATGCACCACTTTCCAATCGTATTATCTCATAAACATAAGGCTTGAACGTGCGCACTCTTCATTCAATAAAAGCAAACGCCGTTTAACTTTATTATAGGACTCTTTAGCCTTTCTCGCATTCATACATTTCCCTTCGTGAAATGTATGAATGTAATAATCAAGCTTCCCTTGATTTTGATGTAGGGCTCTTTTGCCCTTGACCCATTCATACATTTCCCTTCGTGAAATGTATTCATGTAATAATCAAGCTTCCCTTGATTTTGATATATTGTTCTTTACCCCTTGACCCATTCATACATTCCCCTTCGTGAAATGTATTCATGTAATAATCAAGCTCCGCTTGATTTTGATATATTGTTCTTTACCCCTTGACCCATTCATACATTTCCCTTCGTGAAATGTATTCATGTAATAATCAAGCTTCGCTTGATTTTAATATAGGGCTCTTTTGCCCTTGACCCATTCATACATTTCCCTTCGTGAAATGTATTCATGTAATAATCAAGCTTCGCTTGATTTTAATATAGGGCTCTTTTGCCCTTGACCCATTCATACATTTCCCTTCGTGAAATGTATTCATGTAATAATCAAGCTTCGCTTGATTATTACATATTATAGGCCGCTACGGATACAACGATGCCGAGAACGGCGCCTGCCGCAACCTCAACGGGACTATGGCCGAGAAGCTCTTTAAGCTTTTTATCGAGAACGATGCCTGTATTTTCGATATTTGCCACAAGTTTATTTATGATTTCCGCCTGTTTTCCTGCGGCTCTTCTTACCCCTGCGGCGTCATACATAACAACCATGCTTATAACGGCGCATATGGCAAAGGCCGTAGAGTCAAAGCCTTCAAGAAGGCCGACGGAAGTAGACATTGCCGAAACAAAAGACGAATGGGAGCTTGGCATTCCTCCGGAGCTTATCATAAGGGCAAGGCTTAATCTGCGTTCTTTTTTAAACTCAATCATAATTTTAATAAGCTGAGCAATG
This is a stretch of genomic DNA from Anaeropeptidivorans aminofermentans. It encodes these proteins:
- the dxs gene encoding 1-deoxy-D-xylulose-5-phosphate synthase encodes the protein MRYIDRINSPEDLKEIDKQDLPQLCKEIRSFLVKSVSKTGGHLASNLGVVELTVALHYCLNSPEDKILWDVGHQAYVHKILTGRKDKFDTLRQLNGLSGFPKKNESPHDFFDIGHSSTSISSALGMALSRDLSGEKYKIAAIIGDGSMTGGLSFEAINNAGRGGTDLMVILNDNQMSISKNVGAMSRHLNDIRTSPQYIGVKNDIRKILNSIPIVGESLGRFAEKTKNSVRYALVPGILFEEMGFKYIGPIDGHNVEELINVINRAKKMKGPVFLHVYTKKGKGYKMSEKDPCVFHGIDKFDIKTGKVLKTKVYDTYSDVLGKTLCKLARSDEKIVAVTAAMPEGTGLTPFQEEFPKRFFDVGIAEAHAVTFSAAMAENGFKPVFAVYSTFLQRSYDQLLHDVCLMNSNVVFAIDRAGVVGADGETHQGLFDISFLSSMPNMVIMAPKNKAEFRKMIKFAIDHKGPVSVRYPKGSASMLLHDTISEIRLGKSEVIFEGKEIALIALGSMMEEAFKVYGMLKEKGHSPLLINARFAKPIDKEMTELLKSFQHVFTFEENVVSGGFGSNLLRQANDMGINVSNYHIFAFPDEFIPQGTREELFHIYGLSTEKMMETILSKIEDGNKNA
- a CDS encoding divergent PAP2 family protein: MKYINQIINNSIFWTASFSWAIAQLIKIMIEFKKERRLSLALMISSGGMPSSHSSFVSAMSTSVGLLEGFDSTAFAICAVISMVVMYDAAGVRRAAGKQAEIINKLVANIENTGIVLDKKLKELLGHSPVEVAAGAVLGIVVSVAAYNM